A single window of Plasmodium malariae genome assembly, chromosome: 8 DNA harbors:
- the PmUG01_08024700 gene encoding RAD protein: MRTTSNQIKMSKKKKFLLQKFIFCKFDLIFASTANSFSKLQTCCVCPRILAQLRNLLRLKDPKVAAYEKEFYTPKFRCKESDINEDLTDSETLALLESFPRVLTEKQLYVTFYHFRQYLIRCYNDMTEEVWKDFNNLLSVYQISEDDETEYWMECKKGLSRFLLSLNHYSIKCLYNHVRKRKKRKSKNFKKFLNDFAEAWFLGMKDIKNKWLTINRNKIINYNKDQDENIYENDPNRKNKKM; encoded by the exons ATGCGCACAACATCcaatcaaataaaaatgtccaaaaaaaaaaaatttcttttgcaaaaatttattttctgtaAATTC GATTTAATTTTCGCGTCAACTGCTAAttcattttcaaaattgCAAACATGTTGTGTTTGTCCAAGAATATTAGCTCAATTAAGGAATTTATTAAGACTTAAGGATCCGAAAGTTGCTGCATATGAGAAAGAATTTTATACGCCAAAATTTAGATGTAAAGAATCCGATATTAATGAAGATTTGACGGATTCAGAAACATTAGCACTATTAGAATCTTTCCCTCGTGTTCTAACTGAGAAACAGTTGTATGTtactttttatcattttcgtCAATATTTAATAAGATGTTATAATGATATGACTGAAGAAGTATGGAAagattttaataatttattaagtGTATATCAAATATCAGAAGACGATGAAACAGAATACTGGATGGAGTGCAAAAAAGGACTTTCtagatttttattatctctCAATcattattctataaaatgtttatataatcacgttagaaaaagaaaaaaacgtAAATCCAAAAactttaaaaagtttttaaatgattttGCTGAAGCATGGTTTTTAGGAATGAaggatattaaaaataaatggttAACAATTAATcgtaacaaaataattaattataataaggaccaggatgaaaatatttatgaaaatgatccaaacagaaaaaataaaaaaatgtaa
- the NOP5 gene encoding nucleolar protein 5, putative produces the protein MLVLVETAAGYGLFKVENNKLIESDVKDIQKCFENSEEARKHISLYSFSKFKKFQKAFDETNKLIESKLGKGLKKFLKKNILKPKLNETLALCDKTLGGIIKKKFNINVTYTNSTQEIIRGIRTHLYELLVGVKEEDSKLLKLSLSHSLNRFKLKFSADKVDVMIVQAVGLLEDLDKEINVFSMRLKEWYGWHFPELGKVITDNKIYAKCVKLIGFRNNAKNINLLEETTEDIQKEIKQLAEISMGTEIEDDDLNCINELADRLLELTDYRESLATYLKYRMNTIAPNLTYLVGDLIGAKLIARAGSLMSLAKHPSSTLQILGSEKALFRALKTKSKTPKYGLIYHATLVGQAAPKIKGRISRSLAAKLSLCTRVDALGNFVEPSIAVTCKAHLEKRLEYITNNLQKNMSNASNKSKLQSQIQQQAKYNPNQTNGNQNNSNRFNKNNDFRFKREAEWNNKKFIKKQKRK, from the coding sequence ATGCTGGTACTAGTAGAAACGGCAGCAGGGTACGGGTTATTCAAAGTTGAGAATAACAAATTGATTGAATCGGACGTAAAAGATATACAGAAATGCTTTGAAAACTCAGAAGAAGCAAGGAAGCATATATCTCTTTACAGCTttagtaaatttaaaaagtttcAGAAGGCTTTTGATGAAACGAATAAATTAATTGAATCTAAGTTAGGAAAAgggttaaaaaaatttttaaagaaaaatattttgaagcctaaattaaatgaaaccTTAGCATTATGTGATAAAACATTAGgaggaataataaaaaaaaaatttaatattaatgtaaCATATACAAATTCAACCCAAGAAATAATAAGAGGAATTCGAACTCATTTATATGAGCTTTTAGTAGGTGTAAAAGAAGAAGATtcgaaattattaaaattaagttTATCTCATTCATTAAATAGGTTCAAGTTAAAATTTAGTGCAGATAAGGTAGATGTTATGATTGTTCAGGCAGTTGGATTGTTAGAAGATCtagataaagaaataaatgtattttctaTGCGCTTAAAAGAATGGTATGGATGGCATTTTCCTGAATTAGGCAAGGTTATAActgataataaaatatatgcaaaatgTGTTAAATTAATAGGTTTTAGAAATAATGcaaagaatataaatttattagaaGAAACTACAGAAGATATacaaaaggaaataaaacaattagCAGAAATCTCTATGGGTACAGAAATAGAAGATGATGATTTAAATTGTATTAATGAGTTAGCAGATAGACTGTTAGAATTAACAGATTATAGAGAATCGTTAGCTACTTATCTAAAATATAGAATGAATACAATAGCTCctaatttaacatatttagTAGGTGATTTAATAGGTGCAAAATTAATTGCAAGAGCTGGGTCATTAATGTCATTAGCTAAACATCCAAGTTCAACTTTACAAATTTTAGGTTCAGAAAAAGCGTTATTTAGAGCCTTAAAAACTAAATCCAAAACCCCTAAATATGGATTGATCTATCATGCAACTTTAGTTGGTCAAGCTGCTCCAAAAATTAAAGGAAGAATAAGTAGATCATTAGCAGCTAAGTTGTCTTTATGTACTAGGGTTGATGCCCTTGGTAACTTTGTTGAACCCTCCATAGCTGTAACTTGTAAAGCCCATTTAGAAAAAAGGttagaatatataacaaacaatttacaaaaaaatatgagcAATGCTTCAAATAAATCCAAATTACAATCCCAAATACAACAACAAGCCAAATATAACCCTAATCAGACGAATGGAAatcaaaataatagtaacaggtttaacaaaaataatgatttCCGATTTAAGCGAGAGGCAGAATGGAACAACAAAAAGTTTATTAAGAAACAAAAGAGGAAGTGA
- the PmUG01_08024500 gene encoding tubulin beta chain, putative, which yields MREIVHIQAGQCGNQIGAKFWEVISDEHGIDPSGTYRGDSDLQLERVDVFYNEATGGRYVPRAILMDLEPGTMDSVRAGPFGQLFRPDNFVFGQTGAGNNWAKGHYTEGAELIDAVLDVVRKEAEGCDCLQGFQITHSLGGGTGSGMGTLLISKIREEYPDRIMETFSVFPSPKVSDTVVEPYNATLSVHQLVENADEVQVIDNEALYDICFRTLKLTTPTYGDLNHLVSAAMSGVTCSLRFPGQLNSDLRKLAVNLIPFPRLHFFMIGFAPLTSRGSQQYRALTVPELTQQMFDAKNMMCASDPRHGRYLTACAMFRGRMSTKEVDEQMLNVQNKNSSYFVEWIPHNTKSSVCDIPPKGLKMAVTFVGNSTAIQEMFKRVSDQFTAMFRRKAFLHWYTGEGMDEMEFTEAESNMNDLVSEYQQYQDATAEEEGEFEEEEGDVEA from the exons atgaggGAAATAGTTCATATTCAAGCAGGCCAGTGTGGTAATCAGATAGGTGCAAAATTTTGGGAAGTCATATCTGATGAACATGGAATAGATCcg AGCGGCACCTATAGAGGAGACAGTGACCTACAATTAGAAAGAGTAGACGTGTTTTACAATGAAGCAACTGGAGGAAGGTACGTTCCGCGAGCAATATTGATGGATTTAGAACCAGGTACAATGGATAGTGTCCGAGCAGGTCCATTTGGCCAATTATTTAGACCAGACAATTTTGTATTTGGCCAAACAGGAGCAGGAAATAATTGGGCAAAAGGACATTATACAGAAGGTGCTGAATTAATAGATGCAGTTTTAGATGTAGTTAGAAAAGAAGCAGAAGGATGTGATTGTCTTCAAGGATTTCAGATAACTCATTCGTTAGGTGGTGGTACAGGTAGTGGAATGGGTACATTGTTgataagtaaaataagaGAAGAATATCCTGATCGAATTATGGAAACATTTTCAGTATTCCCATCACCAAAAGTATCAGATACAGTTGTTGAGCCATATAATGCAACTTTATCTGTTCATCAATTAGTAGAAAATGCTGATGAGGTACAAGTTATTGACAATGAAGcattatatgatatatgtTTTAGAACACTTAAATTAACAACTCCAACATATGGTGACTTAAACCATTTAGTTTCAGCTGCTATGTCAGGTGTTACTTGTTCTTTAAGATTTCCTGGTCAATTAAATTCAGACTTAAGAAAATTAGCTGTCAATTTAATCCCTTTTCCtcgtttacatttttttatgattggTTTTGCACCATTAACAAGTAGAGGTAGTCAACAATATAGAGCTCTAACTGTACCAGAATTAACTCAACAGATGTTTGATGCAAAGAATATGATGTGTGCAAGTGACCCAAGACATGGTAGATACTTAACTGCATGCGCTATGTTTAGAGGTAGAATGTCAACAAAGGAGGTCGATGAGCAAATGTTGAATGTGCAAAACAAGAACTCTTCTTACTTTGTCGAATGGATACCCCATAACACAAA ATCGAGTGTTTGTGATATTCCGCCAAAGGGACTGAAAATGGCCGTAACCTTCGTAGGAAACTCAACAGCAATCCAGGAAATGTTCAAGAGGGTCTCAGATCAATTCACAGCCATGTTTAGAAGAAAGGCATTTTTGCACTGGTACACAGGAGAAGGTATGGACGAAATGGAATTCACAGAAGCTGAATCGAACATGAACGATCTAGTTTCTGAGTACCAACAGTACCAGGATGCAACAGCCGAAGAGGAGGGTGAAtttgaagaagaagaaggaGACGTCGAAGCATAA